The DNA segment GGAAAAACACCAATAAGGTACTGAAGACCCTGGAAGATCCTTCCTCAACAGAGCTTTCGAAAGCGGAAGTTGAGAAGTTGAAACGGGGAATGTTTTTGCTTGATGACAACTTCGATGAACTGGAGTTTCTGAAATTCCGCTTCAACACGTATCGCTACAGTGATAGATTTTTGAGATACACAATTGTTCTAACCCATTCCTGCAACTTCGACTGCGTTTACTGCTATCAGAAGGCACTTCATATCTCCTCGAGATCCCCCATCTCAAAGGAAGTACAGAGAAACCTCCTCCTAGATGTGAAAAGAAAATTAGAGTATCAAAAGCCAAACCTGTTGAGCGTTACTTTCTACGGGGGAGAACCTTTGCTTCTGGAAGAAACAGTAGTGAATCTGAGCAGTGAGCTCAAAAAGCTTTGTGAAAAATATGGGGTGAAGTACGATTCTTTCATCGTAACGAACGGTTACCTCCTGACAGAAAAGATGGTAGATGATCTTCAAAAAGCGGGGATAAAGGCGCTGGACATAACACTGGACGGTACAGAAGCGTACCACGATCGGTACAGAAGAGCCAGAAACGGTGCTCCAACTTTCAACACCATTTTCGAAAACATCTCCCATGCTGTCAGAAGAGGCCTATTTGTTCAGGTCAGAGTGAATGTGTCCAGAGAGAACGCTGAAGATGTGAAGAAACTCATCGATAGAATCGCCGAGAAAAAGTTAAGAGTGGAGTTCAACTTCCAGCCCATAGAGATCGCTGAAGGAAATCCCACGGATTTCCAGGACACACCCCTGAACACAGAGGAGTTTGCAGAGATAGAGACTGAACTGTGGTGGTACATCAGAGAGAAAATTCCAGAGTACCCCTTTGAGTACTTCAAGAAACCACGTTTTGCAAGATGTGATGCCATGTGTAAAAACAGCCTTGTGATCGATGTGGATGGAAAAGTGTACAAATGCTGGGGTGAACTGGGAATGGAGACCTGTTCAGGTTTCCTAAAAGAAACCGGTGTCGAATTTACCGGATCGTATCTGAAGTGGTTGACGTATGACCCACTTGAAGATGAAGAATGCAGAAACTGCCTCGTTCTTCCTTTCTGTATGGGAGGATGTGCCTTCAACAGGGTGGTTTACAAAACCCTGAAATTTTCAAAAGTAAAAAAGCCTCACACATGTATCCCGTTGAGGTTCAATTTAGATGAATTTATAAAGATAGTTGCAGATTACAAAAGGAGGGGTACCGTTCATGGAATTTCTCAACGATCCAGTGGTGGATGAAAAGGTTTATCTGAGTTTTTGTAATGGTTTGAAAGACCGATGTGGAGATAAAGTAGGAAACTGCGATGACTGTGTAAACAGTCACTGTGTGGGTCTTTGCAACACTGAGTGTGATCAGACCCCGTGGTGGAAACGAATTTTCCACTGGTGGTGAAAATCCCTTGAAACTCCTGATCAAAACCCTGTACTTCATAAGGAAAGATATCCTCATATGGTTCTCTTACAGAACGCAGCTTGTTCTTGGACTCTTATCCGGTTTTGTGGGAATTGTTCAGTTCGGCCTCATTGGAAAATTCATAGCGCAGGGGAACTACTTTCCCCTGATAGAACGTTACGGCGGCGATATCTTAGCGTACTTCATTACAGGTTCTGTTTTTATGTCGTACACAAATCTTGCTCTTATGACCTTCAAAGGTGTTATACAGAGAGAGCAGAACATGGGAACGCTTGAGTACATTCTTCTTTCAAAAACTCCCCTCTCGCAACTTTTTTTCTTTAGTTTCGCATCTTCTTTTCTTTTCACCACAATGAACATCACACTGATATTTTTGGGGTTGGTCTATCTCTTCTCAGTTCACATCACACCCAACTTTCTTGAAGCTCTGGTTGTCCTCTTCACTGTAATGCTCCCTCTCATGGGAATCGGTCTTCTCTCAGCGTCCATCGTTCTTATCACAAAGAAAGGAGATCCTGTGGGGTGGCTGTACACCACTCTCAGCGGCCTGTTCTCTGGAATTTACTTTCCCGTGGAAATTCTGCCAGACTGGATAAGACCTGTTTCGTACCTCATTCCCAGCACGTACGGGATAGACCTTCTACGAAGAATTCTTATGAGAGGCGAACACCTTTCCAGTGTAGTAAAAGGGCTGATTCTTCTTGCAGCAACTGGATTGGTACTGATACCATCAGGAGTTATCGCCTTTAAAAAATCTTTCAAACAGGCTCGATCGAGAGGAAGTTTGAGCTGGTACTGAGGTGAAAGCGTGCTAAGAGTGATCGACGTCTGGAAGAAATACCCCCCGAAAACGCAAGCTTTAAGGGGAGTAAACTTTGAGGCAGAAGAGGGAAGTATCACAGCGATTTTCGGCGAAAACGGCTCTGGAAAGACGACTCTTTTGAAAATTATCGCCTCCTTTCTCATCCCTGATGAAGGAAAGGTTTTTATAGATGAAGTGGACATCGTGGAAAAACCTTCTTTCGCAGTGGAAAGGATCAGTATATCGACTGGGTATGAGAGGAGTTTCTACTACAGATTGAGTGTGGAAGAGAACCTGAAATTCTTTGGTATGCTGAACAATCTCCTTGGAAAAACCTTGAGGAGGGAAACAGAGAAAGTGATGAAAGAACTGGGTCTTCTGGAGTACAGGAAAAAGAGGTACATGGAACTTTCCACTGGATACAAAAAAAGAGTTGATGTAGCAAGAGCTCTGATGAAAAGGGCAAACATATACATCTTCGATGAGCCGTGCAGTGGGGTTGATCTCAGAACAAGATTGAAAATACACGAAATCATGAAAAGGCTTAAAGAGAATGGTAAAATTGTCATCTTCGCAAGCCACGATTTGGAGGATCTGAAGATTGCAGACAGGGTGATCATTTTGAAAAAAGGCGAAAAAGTTCTCGAATTTTCTCCGAAAAAGGAAGATTTAGCGGCAGCGTTGAAAGGTATTTTAGAGATACAGGCATTTCCGGGGAATTGAGAAGC comes from the Thermotoga sp. genome and includes:
- a CDS encoding radical SAM protein, with protein sequence KNTNKVLKTLEDPSSTELSKAEVEKLKRGMFLLDDNFDELEFLKFRFNTYRYSDRFLRYTIVLTHSCNFDCVYCYQKALHISSRSPISKEVQRNLLLDVKRKLEYQKPNLLSVTFYGGEPLLLEETVVNLSSELKKLCEKYGVKYDSFIVTNGYLLTEKMVDDLQKAGIKALDITLDGTEAYHDRYRRARNGAPTFNTIFENISHAVRRGLFVQVRVNVSRENAEDVKKLIDRIAEKKLRVEFNFQPIEIAEGNPTDFQDTPLNTEEFAEIETELWWYIREKIPEYPFEYFKKPRFARCDAMCKNSLVIDVDGKVYKCWGELGMETCSGFLKETGVEFTGSYLKWLTYDPLEDEECRNCLVLPFCMGGCAFNRVVYKTLKFSKVKKPHTCIPLRFNLDEFIKIVADYKRRGTVHGISQRSSGG
- a CDS encoding ABC transporter permease — its product is MKLLIKTLYFIRKDILIWFSYRTQLVLGLLSGFVGIVQFGLIGKFIAQGNYFPLIERYGGDILAYFITGSVFMSYTNLALMTFKGVIQREQNMGTLEYILLSKTPLSQLFFFSFASSFLFTTMNITLIFLGLVYLFSVHITPNFLEALVVLFTVMLPLMGIGLLSASIVLITKKGDPVGWLYTTLSGLFSGIYFPVEILPDWIRPVSYLIPSTYGIDLLRRILMRGEHLSSVVKGLILLAATGLVLIPSGVIAFKKSFKQARSRGSLSWY
- a CDS encoding ATP-binding cassette domain-containing protein; translated protein: MLRVIDVWKKYPPKTQALRGVNFEAEEGSITAIFGENGSGKTTLLKIIASFLIPDEGKVFIDEVDIVEKPSFAVERISISTGYERSFYYRLSVEENLKFFGMLNNLLGKTLRRETEKVMKELGLLEYRKKRYMELSTGYKKRVDVARALMKRANIYIFDEPCSGVDLRTRLKIHEIMKRLKENGKIVIFASHDLEDLKIADRVIILKKGEKVLEFSPKKEDLAAALKGILEIQAFPGN